From the genome of Pogona vitticeps strain Pit_001003342236 chromosome 10, PviZW2.1, whole genome shotgun sequence, one region includes:
- the CHD9 gene encoding chromodomain-helicase-DNA-binding protein 9 isoform X6 produces the protein MKPPSTKKADGSGTYAKLQNTQVKFVSEKKQKKKVESESKQEKANRIISEAIAKAKERGERNIPRVMSPENFPSVSSEGREEKKGRKIKSKPKDKESKKPKTGSSSKTKERAKIGKLIITLGKKQKRKNESSDEMSDTKQTTQQPFKNETSQKRRSNRQIKRKKYAEEGEGKQSEEEAKVSVKIKKNPAPLPAEQPLQLFVENPSEEDAAIVDKILSSRIIKKEIPGGVTMEVEEFFVKYKNYSYLHCEWATEQQLLKDKRIQQKIKRFKLRQAQRAHFFADMEEEPFNPDYIEVDRVLEVSFCEDKDTGEPVTYYLVKWCSLPYEDSTWELKEDVDQGKIEEFEQLQALRPDSRRLDRPPPNSWKKIELSREYKNGNQLREYQLEGLNWLLFNWYNRQNCILADEMGLGKTIQSITFLFEILLTGIRGPFLIIAPLSTIANWEREFRTWTDLNVVVYHGSMISRQMIQQYEMYFRDSQGRIIRGTYKFQAIITTFEMILGGCPELNAIEWRCVIIDEAHRLKNKNCKLLEGLKLMNLEHKVLLTGTPLQNTVEELFSLLHFLEPLRFPAESTFMQEFGDLKTEEQVQKLQAILKPMMLRRLKEDVEKKLAPKEETIIEVELTNIQKKYYRAILEKNFAFLSKGAGQANVPNLVNTMMELRKCCNHPYLIKGAEEKILGEFRETYSPSAPDFHLQAMIQSAGKLVLIDKLLPKMKAGGHKVLIFSQMVRCLDILEDYLIHKRYLYERIDGRVRGNLRQAAIDRFSKPDSDRFVFLLCTRAGGLGINLTAADTCIIFDSDWNPQNDLQAQARCHRIGQNKAVKVYRLITRNSYEREMFDRASLKLGLDKAVLQSMSGRENSVGGIQQLSKKEIEDLLRRGAYGAIMDEEDEGSKFCEEDIDQILQRRTKTITIESEGRGSTFAKASFVASGNRTDISLDDPNFWQKWAKKAEIDIDTISGRNSLVIDTPRIRKQTRPFSATKDELAELSDIESEGDDKPKLRRPYDRANGYGRTECFRVEKNLLVYGWGRWREILSHGRFKRQLNEQDVEIICRALLAYCLVHYRGDEKIKSFIWDLITPTEDGQTRELQNHLGLSAPVPRGRKGKKVKTQASTFDIHKAEWLRKYNPEHLLQDDGYKKHIKHHCNKVLLRVRMLYYLKQEVIGNECQKVFDGIDASEIDLWVPEPDHSEVPAEWWDTEADKSLLIGVFKHGYEKYNTIRADAALCFLERVGKPDDKAVAAEQRANDYIDGDVEDPEYKPTPAMFKDDMEDDVSSPGDLIIADGDGHMTEGDKLYWPTQSALTTRLRRLITAYQRTSKNRQTQQIQPAFPVQTCVMQTPYEEAALNPKMAAKIERQQRWTRREEADFYRVVSTFGVVFDPDRAQFDWTKFRAMARLHKKTDESLEKYFYAFMAMCRRVCRLPSKDELVDPNIFIQPITEERASRTLYRIELLRKVREQAVRHPQVFERLKLCQPNPDLPLWWECGTHDWDLLIGAAKHGVSRTDYHILRDPELSFMSAQRNYSHNKVALSRAPTPLLHQYQMALSAPPLTPQTRLIDIKGSTLEDTKLKNENHKEEAHSSGEESMSTEDVRTGVKTEPLSPKNGTASQPMDHKPVVKADNDRRMVAARTEPLTPNAASKKQRPIKRGSESSSDSDSDSDRSSCSSRSSSSSSSSSSSCSRSRSGSSSSSSSSCSSASSSSSSSSSSSSSSSSSSSEESDSDEEEAQKRPEGTPHLKAYDEESVASLSTVQDETQDSFQMNNGTPNSNCILHGGYMLAASYWPKDRVIINRLDSICQTVLKGKWPSARRGYDSNTVASFYTTKLLDSPGAAAEYSEPSVPTPPNADVKEENDQSPQMSKVKTHVREKEFTVKINDEGGLKLIFQKQGLCQKRPFEPEDGTLGQQQYLARLHELQNASETCLANFPKSLPESGTSTQSTASANGVIVDDQPVLKKRRGRRRNVEGVDTLFMNQNKAPNHVCHGINAPQIAPGMNLALPYVQAQGLCDAESPVPVINLKDGTRLAGDDAPKRKDLEKWLNEHPGYVEDLGAFIPKMQLHEGRPKQKRHRCRNPNKLDINSLTGEERVQLINRRNARKVGGAFAPPLKDLCRFLKENSEYGVAPEWADVVKQSGFLPESMFDRILTGPVVREEVSRRGRRPKSETAKAAAASVTAANIPVNPLLANGLLPGVDLSTLQALQQNLQNFQSLQVTAGLMGMPAGLSTAGEGKNMAAVFPMLLSGMAGLPNLLGMGGLLTKSTESVSEEKKGNDSREPDPKKERTESQNTPNGGENSVSGSPSTSSAAAASPLALNPLLLSNILYPGMLLTPGLNLHIPALSQSNIFDVQNNENNGTGFTKPTEEKEEHSRVQDQEDARGTEPSSRNENSTDEGSEKADASSGSDSTSSSSEDSDSSDED, from the exons CCTCCTTCCACAAAGAAAGCAGATGGTTCTGGGACATATGCTAAGCTGCAGAATACCCAGGTGAAATTTGTGTCtgagaagaagcagaaaaaaaaagtggaatcTGAAAGTAAGCAGGAGAAAGCTAACCGCATAATATCTGAGGCCatagcaaaagcaaaagaaagaggtgAGCGAAACATTCCGCGAGTAATGAGTCCGGAAAACTTCCCCAGTGTTTCatcagaaggaagagaagaaaaaaaaggcagaaaaattaaATCCAAACCAAAagataaagaaagcaaaaagcccAAGACTGGCTCATCTTCAAAAACTAAAGAGAGAGCAAAGATTGG CAAGCTTATTATTACTCTGggcaaaaagcagaagaggaaaaatgaATCTTCAGATGAAATGTCTGACACTAAGCAGACTACCCAGCAACCATTCAAAAATGAGACCTCTCAG AAAAGAAGATCAAATCGACAAATTAAACGGAAGAAATATGCAGAAGAAGGCGAAGGGAAACAATCTGAAGAAGAAGCCAAAGTTTcggtgaaaataaaaaagaacccTGCCCCTTTGCCTGCTGAGCAGCCTTTACAGTTATTTGTA GAAAACCCAAGTGAAGAAGATGCCGCAATTGTAGATAAAATCCTGTCATCCAGGATTATTAAGAAGGAA ATTCCTGGGGGAGTGACAATGGAAGTAGAGGAATTTTTTGTTAAATACAAAAACTA CTCATACCTTCATTGTGAATGGGCCACGGAACAACAGCTTCTAAAGGATAAAAGGATCCAGCAGAAAATCAAACGCTTCAAGCTGAGGCAAGCACAGAGAGCCCATTTTTTTGCAGAT ATGGAAGAAGAGCCTTTTAATCCTGATTATATTGAAGTCGATCGGGTGTTAGAAGTATCCTTTTGTGAAGATAAGGACACTGGTGAG CCTGTCACTTACTACTTAGTAAAATGGTGCTCATTGCCATATGAAGACAGCACATGGGAATTAAAGGAAGATGTAGATCAAGGAAAAATAGAAGAGTTTGAACAGCTGCAAGCTTTAAGGCCTGATTCGAGGCGACTG GACCGGCCTCCTCCTAATTCATGGAAGAAAATAGAATTGTCCAGGGAATATAAAAATGGCAACCAACTCAGGGAATACCAGTTGGAAGGGCTCAACTGGCTCCTTTTCAACTGGTATAACAG ACAAAACTGCATTTTAGCCGATGAAATGGGCCTTGGCAAAACCATCCAGTCAATAACATTCCTCTTTGAAATTCTCCTGACTGGTATAAGAGGACCTTTCTTGATCATTGCTCCACTTTCCACCATAGCAAACTGGGAAAGAGAGTTCCGCACGTGGACCGATCTTAATGTGGTGGTGTATCATGGGAGTATGATTAGTAGGCAGATGATACAGCAGTATGAGATGTATTTCAGGGATTCACAG GGTCGCATCATTAGAGGGACATACAAGTTCCAGGCCATAATTACCACATTTGAAATGATTCTTGGTGGCTGTCCAGAACTCAATGCTATTGAATGGCGCTGTGTCATTATTGATGAAGCACATAGATTGAAGAATAAAAACTGCAAACTTTTAGAAGGACTGAAACTCATGAATCTT GAGCACAAAGTGCTGTTGACAGGCACCCCACTTCAAAACACAGTGGAAGAGCTTTTTAGCCTTCTTCATTTCCTCGAGCCTCTTCGTTTTCCAGCAGAATCGACATTCATGCAGGAATTTGGAGACCTTAAAACAGAGGAGCAG GTACAAAAGCTGCAAGCTATCCTGAAACCAATGATGCTGAGAAGATTAAAAGAAGATGTAGAAAAGAAGTTAGCTCCCAAAGAAGAAACTATTATTGAAGTGGAGCTCACAAATATCCAGAAGAAGTATTATCGAGCTATTCTAGAGAAAAACTTTGCATTTTTGTCAAAAGGAGCTGGGCAAGCTAATGTCCCCAACTTAGTTAACACTATGATGGAACTCAGGAAATGCTGCAATCATCCCTATCTTATTAAAG GTGCTGAGGAAAAGATCTTAGGAGAATTTAGAGAGACCTACAGTCCATCTGCTCCCGATTTCCACCTGCAAGCAATGATCCAGTCTGCTGGGAAACTGGTCCTTATCGATAAACTTCTTCCAAAAATGAAAGCAGGGGGCCATAAGGTGCTTATCTTCTCTCAGATGGTTCGCTGCCTCGATATCCTTGAAGATTATCTTATACATAAAAG GTATCTGTATGAGCGAATTGATGGACGAGTAAGAGGAAACTTACGCCAGGCTGCCATTGACAGATTTAGCAAGCCAGACTCGGATCggtttgttttccttctgtgtaCCAGAGCTGGAGGACTGGGCATTAACTTAACTGCAGCCGATACTTGTATAATTTTTGATTCTGACTGGAATCCTCAGAATGATTTGCAG gcccaAGCTCGATGCCATAGGATCGGTCAAAACAAAGCAGTGAAAGTCTACAGACTGATAACTAGGAATTCGTATGAAAGAGAAATGTTTGACAGAGCGAGTCTGAAGCTTGGCCTCGATAAAGCTGTCTTACAGAGCATGAGCGGAAGAGAAAATAGTGTTGGTGGT ATCCAACAACTTTCCAAAAAAGAAATTGAGGATTTGCTTCGAAGAGGTGCATATGGTGCCATTATGGATGAAGAAGATGAAGGCTCTAAATTCTGTGAAGAAGATATAGATCAAATATTGCAGCGTCGTACAAAAACGATCACAATTGAATCTGAAGGAAGGGGTTCTACTTTTGCTAAG GCTAGTTTTGTTGCATCTGGAAATAGGACAGACATTTCCTTAGATGATCCCAACTTCTGGCAGAAGTGGGCCAAAAAGGCAGAAATAGACATAGACACCATCAGTGGTAGA AATAGCCTGGTTATTGACACTCCCAGAATCCGAAAGCAGACAAGGCCTTTCAGTGCCACAAAGGATGAACTCGCTGAGTTATCAGACATTGAAAGCGAAGGGGATGATAAACCAAAACTTCGCAGGCCTTACGATCGCGCCAATGGATATGGAAGAACAGAATGCTTTAGGGTGGAGAAAAATCTGCTAGTTTATGG GTGGGGTCGTTGGAGAGAGATTTTATCACATGGGCGCTTCAAGAGACAactgaatgagcaggatgtggaGATAATTTGCCGAGCTCTCCTAGCATATTGCCTTGTTCAttacagaggagatgaaaagATTAAAAGTTTCATATGGGACCTAATTACACCAACTGAGGATGGGCAAACTCGAGAGCTACAGAATCATCTAG GTTTGTCAGCCCCAGTCCCACGGGGTcgaaaaggaaagaaagttaaGACGCAAGCCAGCACATTTGATATACATAAAGCAGAATGGCTACGAAAGTATAATCCAGAGCATTTGTTGCAAGATGATGGCTATAAAAAACACATAAAACACCACTGCAACAA GGTCTTACTTCGAGTAAGAATGCTGTATTACTTGAAACAAGAAGTCATTGGTAATGAATGCCAAAAGGTTTTTGATGGGATTGATGCCAG TGAGATTGATCTATGGGTCCCCGAGCCAGATCATTCTGAGGTGCCAGCAGAATGGTGGGATACAGAAGCTGATAAGTCTCTATTAATAGGAGTTTTTAAACACG GTTACGAAAAGTACAACACAATCAGAGCAGATGCTGCCCTCTGCTTCTTGGAAAGAGTGGGAAAGCCTGATGACAAAGCAGTGGCCGCTGAACAGAGAGCAAATGATTATATTGATgg GGATGTAGAAGATCCGGAGTACAAACCAACCCCAGCAATGTTTAAAGACGATATGGAG GATGATGTATCATCACCGGGAGATCTCATAATAGCAGATGGAG ATGGTCATATGACTGAAGGGGACAAGCTTTATTGGCCAACGCAGTCTGCCCTAACAACGCGTTTGCGTCGCCTAATAACAGCGTACCAGCGTACCAGTAAAAACAGGCAAACCCAGCAAATTCAACCTGCATTTCCAGTTCAAACCTGTGTGATGCAGACTCCATATGAAGAAGCTGCTTTGAAtccaaaaatggctgccaaaaTTGAAAGACAACAAAG ATGGACAAGAAGAGAAGAAGCTGATTTCTACAGAGTGGTTTCAACTTTTGGAGTAGTGTTTGATCCTGACAGAGCCCAATTTGACTGGACAAAATTTAGAGCTATGGCTAGACTACATAAGAAAACGGATGAGAGTTTAGAGAAGTACTTTTATGCCTTCATGGCCATGTGCAGAAGAGTCTGTCGCCTCCCTTCAAAAGATG AACTTGTGGACCCAAATATTTTCATCCAACCAATCACAGAGGAACGTGCATCTCGAACCTTGTATCGAATTGAACTTCTCAGGAAGGTACGAGAACAGGCTGTCCGTCATCCACAAGTATTTGAACGGTTAAAACTTTGTCAGCCAAACCCAGACTTGCCTCTCTGGTGGGAGTGTGGGACACACGACTGGGATTTACTCATTGGAGCTGCAAAACATGGGGTTAGCAGGACAGATTACCACATCCTTCGAGATCCTGAACTTTCCTTTATGTCAGCCCAGAGGAACTACAGTCACAATAAAGTTGCACTTTCAAGGGCTCCTACTCCACTCCTGCACCAGTATCAGATGGCGCTGTCTGCTCCTCCTCTCACGCCTCAGACAAGACTGATAGATATTAAAGGAAGCACACTTGAGGATACAAAACTTAAGAATGAGAACCATAAGGAAGAAGCCCATTCTTCGGGAGAAGAGTCTATGTCTACTGAGGATGTGCGGACAGGAGTAAAGACTGAACCTTTGAGCCCAAAGAATGGCACAGCATCACAACCAATGGACCACAAACCGGTGGTGAAGGCTGATAATGATCGGCGTATGGTTGCGGCAAGGACAGAACCACTAACTCCCAATGCTGCTTCCAAAAAACAGAGGCCAATCAAGAGAGGATCGGAATCCAGCTCCGATTCCGACTCTGATTCCGACAGATCGTCCTGTTCTTCCAGATCCTCTTCGTCTTCGtcatcctcatcttcctcttGCTCACGTTCCAGATCAGGATCCAGCTCTTCATCCtcctcttcttgttcttctgcatcatcgtcatcgtcctcttcctcttcttcgtcatcgtcatcatcttcgTCTTCATCAGAAGAGAGCGATAGTGATGAGGAAGAGGCACAAAAGAGAC cagaaGGAACTCCTCACTTAAAAGCATATGATGAAGAGAGTGTAGCTTCCCTAAGTACTGTGCAGGATGAAACCCAGGACAGTTTCCAAATGAATAATGGAACACCAAATTCTAACTGTATTTTACATGGTGGCTATATGTTGGCGGCTTCCTACTGGCCCAAG GATCGAGTTATCATTAACCGCCTGGATAGTATTTGTCAAACAGTCTTGAAAGGTAAATGGCCTTCTGCAAGGAGAGGTTACGACAGCAATACTGTAGCTTCCTTCTATACCACCAAGCTTCTAGACAGTCCAGGTGCTGCTGCAGAGTACAGTGAGCCCAGTGTACCAACCCCTCCCAACGCAGAtgttaaagaagaaaatgatcaGTCACCACAGATGTCAAAGGTGAAGACGCATGTACGGGAAAAGGAGTTTACAGTGAAAATCAATGac GAAGGtggtttgaaattgatttttcagAAACAGGGGCTTTGTCAGAAAAGGCCATTTGAACCTGAAGATGGTACATTAGGACAGCAGCAGTACCTTGCCAGGCTACACGAACTCCAGAATGCGTCAGAGACCTGCCTTGCGAATTTTCCAAAGTCTCTGCCAGAATCAG GAACTTCCACCCAATCAACAGCGAGTGCAAATGGAGTAATAGTTGATGACCAGCCTGTAttaaaaaagaggagaggaaggagaaggaatgtGGAAGGAGTTGATACTTTGTTTATGAACCAAAACAAAGCACCTAACCAT GTTTGTCATGGCATTAATGCCCCTCAGATTGCTCCGGGAATGAACCTAGCCCTTCCGTATGTACAAGCTCAAGGCCTGTGTGATGCAGAAAGTCCAGTTCCAGTTATTAACTTGAAAGATGGAACCAGACTTGCAGGTGATGATGCTCCCAAAAGAAAAGATTTGGAAAAATGGCTTAACGAACATCCTGGATATGTTGAAGATTTAGGGGCTTTTATTCCT AAAATGCAGCTTCACGAGGGGagacccaaacaaaaaaggcaccgGTGCCGCAATCCTAATAAGCTGGACATTAATAGCCTTACGGGGGAAGAACGTGTTCAACTGATCAATAGGAGAAATGCTAGAAAG GTAGGAGGTGCGTTTGCTCCCCCACTGAAAGATCTGTGCAGATTCCTGAAAGAGAATTCTGAATATGGAGTCGCTCCTGAATGGGCCGATGTTGTAAAACAATCT GGATTTCTTCCGGAAAGCATGTTTGACCGTATTCTCACAGGGCCTGTTGTACGAGAAGAAGTGAGCCGGAGGGGGAGAAGGCCTAAAAGTGAGACAGCCAAGGCAGCAGCTGCTTCTGTCACAGCAGCAAACATACCAGTCAACCCTTTGCTAGCCAATGGGCTACTCCCAGGAGTGGATCTGTCAACTCTCCAGGCCTTACAGCAAAACCTGCAAAATTTTCAGTCCTTACAAGTGACAGCAGGCTTAATGGGGATGCCCGCGGGCCTGAGCACTgctggagaggggaaaaacatgGCTGCTGTATTTCCCATGCTGCTTTCAGGAATGGCTGGCTTACCAAATTTGCTAGGAATGGGAGGACTCCTAACAAAATCGACAGAATCTGTTTCTgaggagaaaaagggaaatgACTCCAGAGAGCCTGATCCGAAAAAAGAGAGGACAGAAAGCCAGAACACACCCAACGGTGGAGAAAACTCTGTGTCTGGGTCTCCTTCTACATCGTCGGCTGCAGCTGCCAGTCCCTTAGCTCTTAACCCCTTACTGTTGTCCAATATACTTTATCCAGGGATGCTTCTCACTCCAGGCCTTAATCTCCATATCCCAGCTTTATCCCAATCGAATATTTTTGATGTACAGAACAATGAAAACAATGGCACAGGCTTCACTAAGCctacagaagaaaaggaggaacatTCTCGGGTTCAGGATCAAGAAGACGCAAGGGGAACAGAGCCTAGCTCTCGCAACGAGAACAGCACAGACGAGGGTTCAGAGAAAGCTGACGCTTCCTCGGGATCAGACAGTACGTCGTCCTCATCTGAGGATTCAGATTCTAGTGATGAAGACTGA